In Arachis duranensis cultivar V14167 unplaced genomic scaffold, aradu.V14167.gnm2.J7QH unplaced_Scaffold_13647, whole genome shotgun sequence, a genomic segment contains:
- the LOC127743805 gene encoding ATP synthase subunit alpha, mitochondrial produces the protein MIDGIFIMEFSVRAAELTTLLESRITNFYTNFQVDEIGRVVSVGDGIARVYGLKEIQAGEMVEFASGVKGIALNLENENVGIVVFGSDTAIKEGDLVKRTGSIVDVPAGKAMLGRVVDALGVPIDGRGALSDHERRRVEVKAPGIIERKSVHEPMQTGLKAVDSLVPIGRGQRELIIGDRQTGKTAIAIDTILNQKQMNSRATSESETLYCVYVAIGQKRSTVAQLVQILSEANAIEYSILVAATASDPAPLQFLAPYSGCAMGEYFRDNGMHALIIYDDLSKQAVAYRQMSLLLRRPPGREAFPGDVFYLHSRLLERAAKRSDQTGAGSLTALPVIETQAGDVSAYIPTNVISITDGQICLETELFYRGIRPAINVGLSVSRVGSAAQLKAMKQVCGSLKLELAQYREVAAFAQFGSDLDAATQALLNRGARLTEVLKQPQYAPLPIEKQILVIYAAVNGFCDRMPLDKISQYERAILSTIKQDLLQSLKGGLTNERKIEPDSFLKEQTKNLT, from the coding sequence ATGATTGATGGAATTTTCATTATGGAATTCTCTGTAAGAGCTGCGGAACTAACTACTCTATTAGAAAGTAGAATTACCAACTTTTACACTAATTTTCAAGTGGATGAGATCGGTCGAGTGGTCTCAGTTGGAGATGGGATTGCACGCGTTTATGGATTGAAGGAGATTCAAGCTGGGGAAATGGTTGAATTTGCCAGCGGTGTGAAAGGAATAGCGTTGAATCTTGAGAATGAGAATGTCGGAATTGTTGTCTTTGGTAGTGATACCGCTATAAAAGAAGGAGATCTTGTCAAACGCACTGGATCCATTGTGGATGTTCCTGCGGGAAAGGCTATGCTAGGGCGTGTGGTCGACGCCTTGGGAGTCCCCATTGATGGAAGAGGGGCTCTAAGCGATCACGAGCGAAGACGTGTCGAAGTGAAAGCACCTGGGATTATTGAACGTAAATCTGTGCACGAGCCTATGCAAACAGGGTTAAAAGCGGTAGATAGCCTGGTTCCTATAGGCCGTGGTCAACGAGAACTGATAATCGGGGACCGACAAACTGGAAAAACAGCTATTGCTATCGATACCATATTAAACCAAAAGCAAATGAACTCAAGGGCCACCTCTGAGAGTGAGACATTGTATTGTGTCTATGTAGCGATTGGGCAGAAACGCTCAACTGTGGCACAATTAGTTCAAATTCTTTCAGAAGCGAATGCTATAGAATATTCCATTCTTGTAGCAGCCACCGCTTCGGATCCGGCACCTCTGCAATTTCTGGCCCCATATTCTGGGTGTGCCATGGGGGAATATTTCCGCGATAATGGAATGCACGCATTAATAATCTATGATGATCTTAGTAAACAGGCCGTGGCATATCGACAAATGTCATTATTGTTACGCCGACCACCAGGCCGTGAGGCTTTCCCAGGCGATGTTTTCTATTTACATTCCCGTCTCTTAGAAAGAGCCGCTAAACGATCGGACCAGACAGGCGCAGGTAGCTTGACCGCCTTACCCGTCATTGAAACACAAGCTGGAGACGTATCGGCCTATATTCCCACCAATGTGATCTCCATTACTGATGGACAAATCTGTTTGGAAACAGAGCTCTTTTATCGCGGAATTAGACCTGCTATTAACGTCGGCTTATCTGTCAGTCGCGTCGGGTCTGCCGCTCAGTTGAAAGCTATGAAACAAGTCTGCGGTAGTTTAAAACTGGAATTGGCACAATATCGCGAAGTGGCCGCCTTTGCTCAATTTGGCTCAGACCTTGATGCTGCGACTCAGGCATTACTCAATAGAGGTGCAAGGCTGACAGAAGTACTAAAACAACCACAATATGCACCACTTCctattgaaaaacaaattttagtCATTTATGCAGCTGTCAATGGATTCTGTGATCGAATGCCATTAGACAAAATTTCTCAATATGAGAGAGCCATTCTAAGCACTATAAAACAAGATTTACTACAATCACTAAAAGGGGGACTCACTAACGAAAGAAAGATAGAACCAGATTCATTCTTAAAAGAACAAACGAAAAACCTAACATGA
- the LOC107472216 gene encoding uncharacterized mitochondrial protein AtMg01280-like, whose product MVSGDGSASSVNQPTPTYSTQPGSSSETGDNVIPPSPGEGPSHQGSVVRNESLESSMRFRIVRLELDNSPYLLDKARGDYWAQIRHELDHVSSQRDSNSLLEFENRDLRIREQKHECFRLFNRVLSEHPYLAGQAPYKPNEVFDDFLDERRELLDKQAKEPVVEKDKKEIAFLEGLRMDLQNNGPNTILPIFNPTSTSNR is encoded by the coding sequence ATGGTTTCGGGGGATGGTTCGGCGTCCAGCGTGAACCAGCCGACGCCTACCTATTCCACACAGCCGGGCTCGTCCTCCGAGACGGGGGATAATGTAATTCCTCCTTCTCCAGGAGAAGGGCCGTCCCATCAAGGGTCTGTTGTGCGAAATGAAAGCTTGGAATCGTCAATGCGATTTCGCATTGTACGGCTCGAGCTGGACAATAGCCCCTATTTGCTGGATAAGGCAAGGGGAGACTATTGGGCTCAAATAAGACATGAGCTAGATCATGTTTCCTCTCAGAGGGATTCTAACTcccttcttgagtttgaaaaccGGGATCTCCGGATCCGGGAGCAGAAACATGAGTGTTTCCGTCTTTTTAATAGGGTGCTTTCTGAGCACCCTTACTTGGCCGGCCAGGCCCCCTACAAACCTAACGAAGTCTTTGACGACTTCTTGGACGAACGGCGGGAACTGCTGGACAAACAGGCGAAAGAGCCAGTGGTGGAAAAGGACAAGAAAGAAATAGCTTTCTTGGAAGGACTTCGTATGGACCTTCAGAATAATGGTCCCAATACTATCCTCCCCATCTTTAATCCCACGTCAACCTCAAATCGTTAA